Genomic DNA from Peribacillus simplex NBRC 15720 = DSM 1321:
AATAAACTAAACACAATCTCACGATTGCTCTAGAATTCTTAGGATTTCATAGTCATATCATTAACCGTTATCTATGTAAGCTCGGCATTACTCCTCAAGGATAGGGATTTATCGAAAAAAGTGTATGCTAAACTAGCCAATTATAGGAAAAAATTGGTTTAAGCAATGTTATGATCGCACTTTTGGATATCCACATGTCTCATGGAGGTCAACCCTCCCATGTCTCACAGAGTCGATGCTCCTACATTCCTTCGTTCAACCTTTCCATGAGGTGGATGTCGGTCATGCTGCCCCACAGGATCTAAGTCCTCACGTTAGTTGCTTTGCCGACTAATCCGTGCTTCACTTTTAAATGAGTGTTAATTAAATGACCGTGTAACCTTAAAATTCAATGAACTATGCGACTGTTTGATGTACTACAAATGTTGCCATATGAGGGATATCCTTTAACATCTTGTCTTCTTGAAACGTAAATTGTTTTTTACCGATTGAAAACAGAATTCGAATAAGCTTGTTACACAAGGCTATCAGAGATTGCATTTTCTTTAAGGGATTGTGAGAACGTGTTGTGTAATATATATGAAGAGCTTTAAAAGCCTTGTTCTTTGCCACCAGTATCATGGCTGCCCGGAATAAGAGAGCCCTCAATTTCTTTCGTCCCCGTTTGGTAATCTTGGTCTGTCCTTTGTGCTTTCCGGATGTGTTTTCTTTTAAACTTAAACCTGCTAATTTTACGATTTGGCGAGGATGTTGATAGTCTCTGAGGTCGCCGACCTCTGCGAAAAACCCTGCTACTGTATCTCGACCGATTCCTGACACCTCTAACATCTGTGTGACACCTGGGATATGGTCTAATAACTGATCTAATTGATGATCTAATTCTTCGAATTTCACTTGAATAAAATCATACTTCTCTAGTAAAGCTCTCAACTCTAATTTTGCCATAGCTGCCCCTTGACGAATACCAATCGAACGATTGGCTGCTTCTTTGAGTGCTCGTATCTTCTTTAAGCCTATACTGCGTTTTACCACTTGTCTTAAGGAAAGTAAGAGCTCTTCATCCGTATAATTTACAAGTTGATGTGGCAAGGCTTCTAGCTTTAGAAAATGAATAGCTGCCTTGCCTTCCCAACTTTTGAACACTGTCAAAAATTCGGGAAAGTAACGATCAAGCCAGTTATGAACTTGTCCCTGAACGACCTGTAAGTCAACGTTGAGAAGATCGCGAAGTTTTTTGGCCACTCGGAGTTCTGCATAAATTCCTTGTGGAATTGTTGGTTCGGCATATCTTCCGTCTTTGACTAATTGTGCGATGACTTTTGCATCTTTCACGTCATTCTTTGTAGGTGAATTATCGTCTAATTCTTTACTTCGTTTAACATGTAGTGGATTGACAGATACGAACTTAATATTATTCTCTTTTAGAAGATGAGCTAGATTTAACCAGTAGTGACCGGTTGGCTCCATGCCTACAATCACTTGATTTAACTTACACTCTTTAACAAGTTGGTTAATCCAATCTAGAAACGAATGAAATCCTGCTTTCGTATTTTCAAAGAAACACGTTTTACCCAGTTCCAATCCTCTAAAATCCTGTGCTCTCGCGACATGATTGTGCTTGGCTATATCTACTCCGACAATTAAGGTTTCAGAAGTAATTTGAGTGATTTTATGATTTTGGTTATAATTCATTGTGAGACCTCCAAATAGATGTTTTTGTCCTTTTTTAGCTGGCCAGCTTAGGACACATTCATCTTATCAAGAGGTCTTTTTTCGTTCAAACCTCATTTTCAGTTATTACAGGAATGCTGCCCCGTTCGTATTATAAGGTCAGCCAGAAAATATTTCTGGTTGACCATTTTTTATATGGTTTTATTATAACGGTAGCCGGGGCAAAACGTACCTGCTCGTGGGGATAGACCCCGTCAACTAAACAGTTTGCCCCCTACTTGTAGAAACATGATTAGGCTGGTTGGGACGTAGATCTCGTATAACAAGCGAAGCTGTGACACTGCAAGGAGAAATAGGGGTACCGGTAATCCACTAGATCAGGAGGAGATTTAGAATGAATCCAGTCGTTGGTCTGGATATTTCAAAAGGGGAAAGTCAGGTTCAAGCATTTTTGGATAAGGGTAAACCTTATCAAAGGAGTTTTAAAATAACTCATACTGTTGAGGGGCTTAATTTACTTGTAGCGTTTCTTGAGGATGTAAAGAAAGAGTCTGGTCAGAAGCCTTCAGTCGTTTTAGAAGCCACTGGACATTATCAAGCTCCAGTCGTTCATTACTTGGAAGAACGAGGATATTTATTGATTATCATTAATCCATTGATTTCATATAAGGCAAGAGGATCAAGCTTAAGAAAGGTAAAAACAGATGCCATTGATGCCTATCTTCTCTGTGAGTTGTTTTATAAAGAAGAATTAGAGCCATATAAAAAGCGTGGAGTCCAGTTATTGAACCTTCGTAATCTCACAAGACAACATGAAAACATAACTGGCGTTATGGTTCAAACAAAGCTTCAATTTCAGGCAGTGCTTGAACAAGTGTTTCCTGAATATAAAGGAGTTTTTGGAGATTTATATTCTGTGGTGTCACTCTTAACTCTTTCAGAGTTCCCCTCTTCAGAGGACATTTTGAAGGCAAGTGAAGAAGCAATGACAGCAAGGATATTTGAGTTATGCAAGAGTAGATCAATTAAATGGGCAAATGAAAAAGCGATTCAGCTTAAAGCTGCGGCAGCTCGTAACCCTTTTGAAAAGACAGTCTATCAGAGTCATATTTTAAGCCTTGGTATGTATATAAATATTCTTCTTCAGTACAAAGAGCATCTATCAAAGTTAGAGGCAGAGATAGACGCCCTCGCTAAAGAAATTGAAGAATATACGATCCTCAAATCTATCCCAGGTATCGGAGAAAAGATCGCGGCAACGATTATTTCTGAAATTGGTGAGATAGATCGATTTAATAATCCTAAAAAACTTGTAGCTTTCTCTGGAGTTGATCCTAGTGTATTCGAATCCGGTAAGTTTACAGCTACCAAAAATAGAATCACTAAAAGAGGTTCTAGCAGACTTCGACATGCCTTATATATGGCGGTTCGTTGTGCTATTCGTGATTGCCGGAAGTCTAAGACAACTGATGAAATTATCCCTCGAAATAAGAAGCTACGCGTGTTTTATGACAAGAAACGCGAGGAAGGAAAGCCTTATAAGGTAGCCGTCATAGCCTGTGTAAATAAGCTCTTACACTGGATTTTCGCTCTATTAAAGAACAAAATGACTTTCCAAGATATTGTTTAAAATTTATATTTAACTAAAAAGAACAAAACCTTCCAAATGAGAGTCTGAAGGAAGGTTATTTGGTATACCTATTATTAGTATATCACGTATGTTTTTATCTTTTTATTGAAAAATGTTGACAAACTATTAGCTGGTTTAGTTGCATAAGAAAAGGAGCTGCTGATCAGCTCCTGGTAATGAAGTAAAGCACCCTTTAGTTCAAGACAAATTGGGGTACGGCAACGATTCGTTCTTTTTTGGGCCACTCAAAGCTAGGGCAAATTCATTTATTTTGTTGAATTTACCTTAACTTTTTTCTTTAGTGTTCACTTACAACAAAGTTGTTTAATTTTAATATTCCATACATTACACGTAAATGGGACAGTGTTCAAAAAAATAGTTATTTAATTATCTTCACCCTGTACTCATTTTTACAAAAAATAAATAACAATAAAGTCGATTAAATCTGCTTAATCTTCAACAATTGCGCCCGATTCTGGAATATTGAAATATGGAAAGGCTGCTTGATTGATTTAACAACGTTGTGCAGTGAAAGTCGTTTAAAAATAAGCTGTTCAAGGCATATTCTTACGTAAGTAATGGTCTCGATTCTTACCATAAAGTTGTTTCATTTTGCACTGTCAACAAGACTGCATGATGCTAATTTAGGAAATATAGTTGTTTGAAAAAACGGTGGAATGCGGGTTTCTGTGGTCATTAGCCACCTCGAATGTCTGACATATTTTCAGGAAATCTCTTGCATTGAAATTGCTATCGTTTTCTAAGTATGGTTCACGTCAAAGTTACGTTTGTGGGGATCATGTAAGACCTACTAAATGGTAGACAGTTGGTCGATGAAGCAGGAAACTTCCGCCTCTTAGGCGGTGAGTAGTTCACGTATTCAAAACAGGTATTGTTTATTTCACCCGAAGCACTATTTTTCCCTTGGATGTCCGATTTTCGATACTCTCATGAGCTTTTGCTACTTCAGATAAATCCAGTACTTCTGTTACATCGACCTTCACTTCGCCACTTGCCACATAAGAAAGGGCTTTTCGTGCTGCTTGTGCAACGATTTTTGGATGGTACACACTTAGTAACTGTAGATTAAATCCAAGGACTGCTTTACTACTAAACCAAAGTTCATTCGCAGATGGGGTAACATCTACTGCTTCACTTGCATTGCCCATGACAACCAATCGTCCTAATGGGGACAAGAGAGATAATCCTGTTGTTCTGGCTTCTCCTCCTACTTGATCAATGACAATATCTATACCACTACCTGCAATAGTTTGTGCATATTCGTCTCGTAAATAAACTTCGTCATAGCCTAAACTTTTGGCATATGCTACTTTTTGTTTGCTTCCTACTACTCCAATCACCCTACCTGCTCCAAGGGCACGGGCCATTTGCCCGATCGCACTTCCTACTCCACCAGCGGCAGCATGTACCAGTACCGTTTCGCCTTTTTGTAAATGTGCCACACTGGATAAAATCATCATCGCGGTCGTTACATTGGATGGATATGTTGCTGCTACTCGCATATCTACAGTTTTTGTTTCTTGATCCAACGGGATAACCAAATCCTCACTCACTTTCACTACCTCTGCATATCCACCTCCATTTACAATTGTTAGAGCTGCAACAGGTTGACCTACTCTTACTCCCGTTACTCCTTCACCGATTTCTCGAATTGTTCCAGATACCTCAATTCCCGGAACAAATGGAAGCGTTAAATCCTCTACAACACCTTTGCGAAATAATACCTCCGCATAGTTAACACCTGCATAAGCAACATCAATTGTTACTTCTCCAATCCCAGGTTGTGGAGTTGCTACTTCTTTCTGTGTAAGTACGGATGCTTCTCCAAATTGTGGAATGATAATAGCCTTCATTTTTTCTCTTTCCCCTTTCGCTTGCCTGATAATTACTAGGCATTTTTTGTTTATTTTCTTTTCTATGATTTTATTCTAATAGCTACCAATATTATTACGAGTTTTTCGTTATACTAGTATTATCAGTAACACCTTAAGGAGAGAAATCTGGATGGAAAACAGAAATATAAAAGTGCTTGGGGAGTTTTTAAAGTCACGACGAGCAAAGATTTCTCCTGATGGGCTACATGTTTCGACTGGAATGAGAAAACGAATTTTTTAAATAGAAGCATTATAAACAAGAGCTGATTTTCTCCTAACTGGCTCTAAATATGATTGTTGGCTGCCTACACCTAAAATGTTTTTAATGGTTCTGCAACGGACTAACATTCTTACACCTATGTTAGTTTGAATTTTTTTACGTACTATCATGCCTTTATTGTCACTTTAAGAGGTAATTTGCGCTTATTTTAAGTGTTATTTTAAGATGCCTCATATTCCCCAACCCTTAATTCAATAAATTTACATTTACCATTTTACGCTAATTCTGTTAAAAAACATATCCCTTATTGAACTATCCTCCCTCAATAAACTAAACACAATCTCACGATTGCTCTAGAATTCTTAGGATTTCATAGTCATATCATTAACCGTTATCTATGTAAGCTCGGCATTACTCCTCAAGGATAGGGATTTATCGAAAAAAGTGTATGCTAAACTAGCCAATTATAGGAAAAAATTGGTTTAAGCAATGTTATGATCGCACTTTTGGATATCCACATGTCTCATGGAGGTCAACCCTCCCATGTCTCACAGAGTCGATGCTCCTACATTCCTTCGTTCAACCTTTCCATGAGGTGGATGTCGGTCATGCTGCCCCACAGGATCTAAGTCCTCACGTTAGTTGCTTTGCCGACTAATCCGTGCTTCACTTTTAAATGAGTGTTAATTAAATGACCGTGTAACCTTAAAATTCAATGAACTATGCGACTGTTTGATGTACTACAAATGTTGCCATATGAGGGATATCCTTTAACATCTTGTCTTCTTGAAACGTAAATTGTTTTTTACCGATTGAAAACAGAATTCGAATAAGCTTGTTACACAAGGCTATCAGAGATTGCATTTTCTTTAAGGGATTGTGAGAACGTGTTGTGTAATATATATGAAGAGCTTTAAAAGCCTTGTTCTTTGCCACCAGTATCATGGCTGCCCGGAATAAGAGAGCCCTCAATTTCTTTCGTCCCCGTTTGGTAATCTTGGTCTGTCCTTTGTGCTTTCCGGATGTGTTTTCTTTTAAACTTAAACCTGCTAATTTTACGATTTGGCGAGGATGTTGATAGTCTCTGAGGTCGCCGACCTCTGCGAAAAACCCTGCTACTGTATCTCGACCGATTCCTGACACCTCTAACATCTGTGTGACACCTGGGATATGGTCTAATAACTGATCTAATTGATGATCTAATTCTTCGAATTTCACTTGAATAAAATCATACTTCTCTAGTAAAGCTCTCAACTCTAATTTTGCCATAGCTGCCCCTTGACGAATACCAATCGAACGATTGGCTGCTTCTTTGAGTGCTCGTATCTTCTTTAAGCCTATACTGCGTTTTACCACTTGTCTTAAGGAAAGTAAGAGCTCTTCATCCGTATAATTTACAAGTTGATGTGGCAAGGCTTCTAGCTTTAGAAAATGAATAGCTGCCTTGCCTTCCCAACTTTTGAACACTGTCAAAAATTCGGGAAAGTAACGATCAAGCCAGTTATGAACTTGTCCCTGAACGACCTGTAAGTCAACGTTGAGAAGATCGCGAAGTTTTTTGGCCACTCGGAGTTCTGCATAAATTCCTTGTGGAATTGTTGGTTCGGCATATCTTCCGTCTTTGACTAATTGTGCGATGACTTTTGCATCTTTCACGTCATTCTTTGTAGGTGAATTATCGTCTAATTCTTTACTTCGTTTAACATGTAGTGGATTGACAGATACGAACTTAATATTATTCTCTTTTAGAAGATGAGCTAGATTTAACCAGTAGTGACCGGTTGGCTCCATGCCTACAATCACTTGATTTAACTTACACTCTTTAACAAGTTGGTTAATCCAATCTAGAAACGAATGAAATCCTGCTTTCGTATTTTCAAAGAAACACGTTTTACCCAGTTCCAATCCTCTAAAATCCTGTGCTCTCGCGACATGATTGTGCTTGGCTATATCTACTCCGACAATTAAGGTTTCAGAAGTAATTTGAGTGATTTTATGATTTTGGTTATAATTCATTGTGAGACCTCCAAATAGATGTTTTTGTCCTTTTTTAGCTGGCCAGCTTAGGACACATTCATCTTATCAAGAGGTCTTTTTTCGTTCAAACCTCATTTTCAGTTATTACAGGAATGCTGCCCCTTTAGTTCCATAAGAAAAGAGCTGCCTTAAAACAGCTCCGATCTTCAGCTAACGCACCCGTTAGTTGAATAACTTGGAAATCCATAAACGGTCTGATGTATTAAATAAACCTAAAACACTCATAGCGACTTTCTCAAATTCTTCTTCTGTTTTTGCATTCTCAAAATCAAACCATATCCCATCTTCATCTTCCGATTCTGCTCCTAACCTTAAACGTTTGTATATATGATGGGCAGTAACTTTGTTAGGTGGGATTTGTTCACCCCAATACATTGTTACACCTTCTGTTGGGCAAGTCGCCAATTCAACAATAAATGAACCACCCCATCTGTTGAATTGGAAAGTAATTAAATCTATATTATTTTCATTTTTTCTTCTTAAGTGAGGTAATGAGCCTTTAAATTCTAGCTTTCTTAAAACTGGTATCACAACTTTTTTCAAGGCATTATCCATCATTTTTCTTTCATTCGAAGCCATTTTTTCTTTCTCCTTCCTTTTGTTGTTCAACTAACCTGCCCCGTAGTTCCATAAAGAAAGAGCTGCCTTAAGACAGCTCCGATCTACCAGCTAACGCACCCGTTTTTTTTTAAGAACTAAATCTTTATAACTAAAAGTTGTCTATCATTTACTTCGACATCGTTCATATCACAGTTATTCAATGTTATTGTTTTATCTAATTCTATATCTCTTTCTTCCAATTCTTCACCATCCAAACAAGTATACATCTCACAAACGTCTCCACTTACAAGGTGTTTCCTTAAAAACGCACATAGTGCTTCCATATCCTTAATTGTTTTTCGATAATTATGTGGCGATGTCACCTTTAAATATCCATCGAATAAAATAGCTCCCCCGCCATTAGTATCAACTTGGTATATATATTTAGAAGAGATATGTTTTCTTATATTCTCCATACCTTCAGCAGGATCTGAAAAAAAAGTCTCATCAATCAAGCCTAATTCTTCAGTTTCATATTTTTCACCGATAGGCAATTTATGATTACAGCCTAGATAATTTACATAAGTCATTTTGATTTCTCCTCCTTGTCTACCTACACTATACTAAAAAATAGTTCTTCAACTAACCTGCCCCGATACGATAGTTGCATAAAGAAAAAGCTGCCTTAAAGACAGCTCCGATCTTCAGCTAACGCACCCGTTAGCTCATTAAGAATTGTGTATTAGAATTAATTCAGTTATATTTTTCTGCGCATTACCTTTACTATTAGTGCGAATAAAACTATACCAGTTAAAGAACCCACAGCATATGACCAAGAGAAGTAGTTAAAGGGAAAATAAACCATTATCATAACGGCAAAATATCCTGCTGAAAAAACTATTATATATTTTTTCAATTCCATCTCCTTCATCTCCTAAAATATTACATACATTCTATCATAAAGCAATTTTTCTTTTTCAACAATCCTGCCCCGATAGTTGCATAAGAAAAAGCTGCCTTAAAGACAGCTCTGTTCTTCAGCTAACGCACCCGTTAGTTCATTAAAAAAATCGATTCTTATTAAAGAATCACGCCCGTTTGCTGAATAAGATTTTTCTATCTTATTCTAAAAGACTTGCCACTGAATCTGTGTACGCTTCTACCCATTTAGAAAATGGAAGTTCGTTATCCCAAGTGACCATATTCATTGCTTTTGCACAACCCCAATCTAAAACCCGTTGATGAAGCATATGTACTTTAATACGTTTTTTTAAATCCTCTTTTTCTTCTAATTCACGACAATACACATTGACTAAATGCTTTGCAATTTTACGTTCATTGTTATCTAAATAATATGTAATCATCTTTATTAGATCTGAAATAGGGTCTGCAAAATAAGAATTCGTAAAATCAAATACACCACTTATTTCCCATCCACTGTCCCCTAAATATATCAAGAAGTTCCCAGGCTTAAAATCACCCATTACAAAAGTTGAAGAGGATAAATTATCAAGTGCCTCTTTGGATTCGTCCAATAAAGTTCCTACCCATTCAAAATCCTTTTCCGTTATTTCTGAATATTTTTTTGCATCTTCCAACCAAAACTTTATTCTATTGAAAAGCCATTGAGTATAGGTATCCTTAAAGGGAATAATGTCGAATTTTTCGGTATTAAGTTCACCAAATTCGTTTACTTTCCAAATTACATTTCTTCATGAACTATCCTGCCCCGATAGTTGCATAAACAAAAAGCTGCATTAAAGAAAGCTCTGATCTTCAGCTAACGCATCCGTTAGTTCTATAAGGGGTAGCTTCAGGAAAATACGGATACAATGTTAAGGAAATTCCGATATTAAAAAGCCCAATTTCTCAGCATTAAAATTGAGAAATTGGGCTTTTTTCGTTACTCCATTAAAGCGCCCTTTAACGGAACAATTCTATTCGTCATTCAACAGTTTCATAATCAACCTTCGTTGTAAACTGCTTATTGGTTTAACTTGAATTGCACCCTCTCAGCTCTTTAAACTCCCTCAACTGGGCTCCTGCTGATATTCCGAAGGTCAATAACTGCTTCAACAATAAAGATAAATTACTTACTTACTTTTAAAAGAAACTGATCGATACGTTCTTTTTGCCGTAAGTGGTGCCGGAAATGCATTTCGATTAGCTGAAAATATTCCTCTGCATTTAAATATCCCATTCTTCGGTGCTGAACTTTCTGGCGGTCCGGAATGTCAGAGAGCTTTCTCTCTATTTCTTGCATTTTCTCAATGATTTGAAGCAGTCCTTCCTTTACTTCTTCTTTTCCTGTAGGATTTGGCGGTGTGAAATCCGGTGTATCCGGACCTTTTAACCTGATTGGAGGAAACGTTCCTTCTTTGAAAATCGATTCGCCTATTTCTGTTTTTTTACCGCCATCGGAAGTGGTGCCATTAGCACATTGCTTAATGGCTTTCAAATGAAGATAAAGGGTGCCATTTATTAAATGATTGTACATTTGTCCTAATGACCATTCATCCTCAGAAGGCTTCCTCGTAAACTCATCTAGCGAATATTTACTTAACTCTTCAATATAGTATGTAGCCACCTGTTCGAATCGCTTAGATATCTCTTTTGTATCCAATAGATCTCCCACTTTCTTTATAATTTTCTTTCTCCTTAATGTTGAGTAGTACGTCCCAATGCTAAACTAAATAACATCTTCTGACATTAACTTCGACTTACTTACAAATAATCCCTTCTCTTTTATTCAAGAAAATGGCCCAATTGTTGAATAAAGGTCAAAGAGCAATCTTCAACTATCCTGCCCCGAAAGTTCATTAAGCAAAAAAGCCACCACATGGCAGCTCTGGATCTCAACTAACGCACCTGTTTGTTCAACAAGAATATCAAATTACAAAAATTCATAGTAATTATCTAATAATTCTTCGCTACCTTTTTCTGCTTCTTTCTCATCCATTTCCTTATCTTCTAGCCATTGTTGATAATGGATTATCTCATGAGCCATGCTACGTAAAATTGCCCATAAAGCATCATTTTTTCCTCTTTCTGAAACTAATTCTTCATAATCTCCTGTTGCAATTCTTATGTAAGGTTCAACAGTTTTATCATAAGGTGCAAAAAAAGTAGCACTTGCCAGTTCTTTTGTATCTCTGGTTTTAAGTTGATAATCCGTTTTTAGATATACAACAACTCTTATAGGAAATTCCATATATGTACGTAACCAAACCGCAAAGCTTAAACAAGCTCGTTTTACTGATGGATTTACATCCTTTTCACACCTGACTCTTAATCCTGAGCGCAGATATTGCACATCACTTGTGGTCATACCTAATCACCTTTAGTTTCATTTTATTGCATAATTCACTATCTTACCGAAATTTCCTTCTCCCACTAACCTGCCCCGTTAGTGCCATAAGAAAAAGCTGCCTTAAAGACAGCTCCGATCTTCAGCTAACGCACCCGTTAGTTCAAGAACAAAAAATTAGTCAGCACTTAGATGTTTGTTCTAAGTATGTAAAGTAAAATTTCAAAGCTGTACAGTAAGTCTTTAAAGTATTGCTGCTACTTTCCTTGTTATGGAGGTATTTCATATACTTTGCAACAGAATCAAAAGGCAACCCATTTGTATCCAGTAGAAGAAAAGCTTTTCTATTGTCAACAGATATCTCTTCCACTCTCATGTGAACAACCTCCCATTAATTATTATCTTTAATAGTATTTCTACCTATATTCACTACCATTATTGTTGTTTTTAAGGTCCTCGAACCTAACGGTTCTGCGGAGTGCTATCCTCGCACCGAGACTATGTCCCTCAACAACAAAACAAATGTTCTAATATGCATTTCCATATTAAACCTTTTAAACCATATTTTCAATCATTATTTATTTAATCAATTATGTAATAAAAAAAGGATAATTAGTCCTCATAATAGACTAACTATCCTATGAATTATTATCTTAATTTAAACTTATCCCTGTCTCTCTTTCGATTAATCAATCATGAAAATTCGTTCCATCTGTCACCTCTTTAACAATGCCAGCATTTATGACAAAGTCACCGAAATGCTCTCCTTGCTGTCTTTCTTTCGCATAACGGGAAAGAAGTACACGCAGCTCTTTTAATATCTCTTCTTCACCGATGTTTTCACGGTACATTTTGCTTAATCGGCTTCCGTCGAATGCAGCACCGAGATACATGTTATATTTGCCAGGTGCCTTACCGATAAAACCAATTTCCCCGAGTGCATGTCGGGCACATCCATTCGGACAACCGGTCATGCGAATCGTGATTTCTTCGTTCCTCAGCCCGTTTTCATCAACGATGGTCTCGACTTTATCAAGCAGAACCGGCAAATAACGCTCTGCTTCGGCCATTGCCAACCCGCATGTTGGAAGCGACACGCATGCAATCGAGCTGCGTCGGAGCGCCGAATGATGTGCACCATCCGTCAAACCGTATGTTTCAAGCAATTCTATGATCTTTTTCTTTTTCTGACTTGACACATCTGCAATGATCAGATTTTGATTGGCCGTCAAACGGAAATCACCCGTATGGATTTTTGCGATTTCGCGCAAACCGGTCATAAGCTTGTAGTCATTGATATCGGCAATTCGGCCACCCTCGACAAATAGTGTAAAATGCCATTTTCCTTGCATGCCTTTTACCCATCCATAACGGTCACCATTATTATCAAAATGATAAGTTCTCGCTTCCTCTAGCTTCCATCCTAAACGATTTTCCAGTTCAGCCTTTACAGGTTCGAGCCCAAGCCTGTCAACCGTATACTTGAACCGTGCATTTTTCCGTACGGATCGGTTTCCGTAATCCCGCTGAATCGTAATGACTTTTTCAGCCACATCCAGTATTTTGTCTGGCTGGCAAAAGCCGATTACCTTAGCTAGTTGGGGATATGTCGCCTTGTCACCGTGGGTCATTCCCATACCGCCGCCGATCGCCACATTAAATCCAACGAGTTTTCCATTTTCAACAATTGCTATGAAGCCAAGATCTTGGGAGTAAACATCAATGTCATTGGATGGAGGGACGGCAATGCCTATTTTAAATTTCCTTGGCAAATAAAGCTTTCCGTACATTGGTTCGACTTCCTCCACTTCAGGAGTACCAACCACTTTTTCTTCATCCAGCCAGATTTCATGATACGCCCTTGTACGCGGCAATAGATAATCACTCAATTTTTTCGACCATTCATATACTTCGGAATGGATTTCGGATTGAAATGGAATCGAATTGCACATTACATTCCGGTTTACATCTCCGCATGCAGCGATTGTATCAAGCATGGAAGCATGGATTTCCTGAATGGTTTTTTTCATATTCCATTTTAAAATACCATGCATTTGAAACGTCTGCCTTGTTGTCAATTTTAAGGTTCCGTTACCGTATTTCTGAGCAAGGTGATCCATAACAAGCCATTGAGATGGCTGGGCAACCCCGCCTGCCATACGGACACGCAACATAAATTGATAAGCAGGCTCCAGTTTTTGTTTTTGACGCTCATTGCGTAGATCTCGATCATCCTGCAAATAGCTGCCGTGATGTTTCATTAGTCGATTGTCATCATCCGGAATACCGGCGCTGATCCGTTCCTGCATCACTTCTCCAAGTGTACCTCGCAAATAATCGCTTTTTTCTTTAATTTGCTCAACATCACTAGGCGCGCCTTCTGGTGCTTTCAATAGTGGGTTCACCATGTTGTTATCTCCTTTTCATCCAAATTTTAGTACACATCACGTTGATAGCGTTTATTCTGTTGCATTTCTTCAAGATAAGCTTGAGCATCAGCATGGCTCATATTGCCTTCTTTTTCAATGATCT
This window encodes:
- the cysI gene encoding assimilatory sulfite reductase (NADPH) hemoprotein subunit, translated to MVNPLLKAPEGAPSDVEQIKEKSDYLRGTLGEVMQERISAGIPDDDNRLMKHHGSYLQDDRDLRNERQKQKLEPAYQFMLRVRMAGGVAQPSQWLVMDHLAQKYGNGTLKLTTRQTFQMHGILKWNMKKTIQEIHASMLDTIAACGDVNRNVMCNSIPFQSEIHSEVYEWSKKLSDYLLPRTRAYHEIWLDEEKVVGTPEVEEVEPMYGKLYLPRKFKIGIAVPPSNDIDVYSQDLGFIAIVENGKLVGFNVAIGGGMGMTHGDKATYPQLAKVIGFCQPDKILDVAEKVITIQRDYGNRSVRKNARFKYTVDRLGLEPVKAELENRLGWKLEEARTYHFDNNGDRYGWVKGMQGKWHFTLFVEGGRIADINDYKLMTGLREIAKIHTGDFRLTANQNLIIADVSSQKKKKIIELLETYGLTDGAHHSALRRSSIACVSLPTCGLAMAEAERYLPVLLDKVETIVDENGLRNEEITIRMTGCPNGCARHALGEIGFIGKAPGKYNMYLGAAFDGSRLSKMYRENIGEEEILKELRVLLSRYAKERQQGEHFGDFVINAGIVKEVTDGTNFHD